The following is a genomic window from Tripterygium wilfordii isolate XIE 37 chromosome 19, ASM1340144v1, whole genome shotgun sequence.
CAACGCGTCATAAAAAATTCATTCAGCAAAACAAAGCACCATCAACCATTACTGATTAAGAACAGAGTTCACTTCTGGTGAAGAAACATACAAGTCCATTTGAATCCAATGCCGCTGCATGCTCATCACCAGCAGAGACACGAACCACATGAATACCCTTTCTGCTGAACGTCTGGATTGCACGGGGAAGCAATTCATCATGCTGCTCCCCATGACCAAGACAGAAATTAGAACCAGAACCAAAAGAGTAGACCACCCCATTGTTCATGACAGCTAGGACATAACTTGGACCAGCAGCAATTTGAACAACAGAGCCAACTCCCTCAAGCAGTTTAACAACCTTGGGGGTTGGTTGGTCTGATGTGTCGCCATGTCCAAGCTGGCCATGCGTGTTGGACCCACATGTATAGACCTGGCCTTGTATCTTGAGAAAAACCGTAAAATTAAGGCCTGCAGCAACCTGAAAAACGTTCCGTCTATTTAAATTCGGAGGCAACAAACCAAAGGGGACTGCAGTTCTCGAGACACTGAAGTTAAGGGAATAAAGCTAATCACTTCCTCAATTGGAATAATAGCAAGGTAAATTAAAGAATTCTGAAGTTCATAACGAGGGTTTTGACCCTTATTTTGATCAAATCATGAAGAAAAATGTTCATGGATGATATTATAAGAATTGTTACTTAGTTTAAACCGTTTAAAACTAAAGACTACCCTATAAATAATGAACAGCTGAAAACTGAAGACCAAAAAATCTGCACTGGCATACATCGTTTTAACAAAGACTGTTTGCATTTCACAAGTGCAGATGAATTAAATTAACTCTGGATAGCAAAAAAGTACTTGGAATTTACACATGAATATACTCCATCTCCATACATTAAAATTGGCagaaaacaatcaaaccaagtAAGAACTATAGTATCTATGAACAATAATAGAATTCGAATTGGTAGGCATATATTTACactaacacaaataaacaacttTCACCCTATAAGCATAATAATTTATGCATTTATCAAATGGCATTAATGAACAACCATTCCTAGTTTTAGAACAAATATGCAACATCATCATTTGCAAATTCCAAAATGGATACGCACTTACCTGCTTGCAAGGAACTCCTTTCAGTGCTTCAACAAGCCTAGGCCTGAATACTGGGTGGCTTGTATCTCTGTGCCCACAACAGAATGATGAATTGTCTCCACACGTGAATACCTGAATCAGTAATTGGAAACACAACATGAGTATGACAACTACTtctttgggggggggggggtataTCTTGCAAATACAATAATACATAAACCATTTCCTTGGTGATATGCAGAAATTTCTAGTGGTTATTATTCTTAAAAGATCACGCAAACAGACAAGAAGACTGACAAACAAAGGGCAATATCCTTTACTATTTACAGTTTTACCTACTATCCATAAATCTTTCAATAGTATATGTCTATTTTAGTAAGCATAAGTactcaaaaaatataataaactaAACATCTAACTGCTTTCAAAACCACTTTTTGAAGTAAcgtttcaaaacattttttccAGCATTTCATAGAATCAACTTTATAAGCATCTTCTTTAAGTAGTTCTACTAAGCACCAACAGCGGCAAACTGGCCTTAGAATGgtagataaaaaataaaaaataaaaatgcaacaCGTAACCAACCAATGCGCACAAACAAAACAGGCAGCTTTTCATAAGTTAAAACTAAACTTATAGGCATATATCTACTGTTTATTCATAGAGCAGATCTAGACACTATTTGCATATCCGAAGCAATCTCAAAAATCAGGTTCACAAATTTTTCTCTATCACAcaaataatcataatcaatttAATTGGATCACTTGATTTTAAAAGGGGCGGTTATTTCTTAGTTTTCTTGAGTCATTAATAACTTATCTGATTTggtgcatttttttcttttgttgagtgaaaaagaaaattttatccCATGGAAAATTTGGTTAATCACAtatgaatttttaaaataagaaGCAAAAGTATTACTATAAGGGCAACCAGGGGGTGCCGCTGCATGAACAAAAGATAATGGCATAGTCTCTTAGGAAAGCTGATTCAAGGTTCACATTAATGTCAAAAAGTTTGCTTGGTTCTTGCAATTACAGATGCCCAGTTAAACAGCAGCACCCCAAAATTCCATATATAAGCAAATCAGATGGCCCAACAACTACAAGAATTTTGTGATATCTAACGAATTACATGAAATGACTGGCATGAATAGGAATTATAAGAAACCACATACCTCTCCAGACTGCAAAACAAAGGCAGCATGGTTGTGGGTGGCTGAGACTTGTACCACGTGTGCCAATGATGGGAAATTAATCCTAGAAAATGCTACACATTGAGTCGTCTCTGGACCATGACCAAGAACACCACACAAACCCGAACCACAGGAGTAAACGGACGAGTTGCAGATCAGCATCGTGTGATACTTTCCTGTTGTAATCTGCATCTGCATATAAAGACCGATGATTGATAAGCACAACTTCACTGGCAAAAGGAGTGTATGGAATAGCATAATCCTGTCAGCCTAATTTGCATATTGATAATATATCTAATCTTAGCAAATTACATCATCCCAGTTGATGGATAGCCCCTGTAAGAATTCAACTGAATTTTCACTCAAAAACAGGCACCATTAAAGGATATTCCAAGTTACCCAATTTGAAAAACTGTTCTACGATACTTTTCTTCTAACATTTGAAGTAATCAACAAGAAATAAAGATGTTCCCGGCCACAACACTAGCATCCATCAGAAAACCCCACGAGGCACATACAATCGCAATATGACATAATAGTCCGATCAAAATTTCCTAAATGTAAGTTGACGTAGGGCCACAACAAGTGGTAGACGgtgaaacataaaaataaatggtGTTAACCTTCCCATCTCCCCTacttatgtataaaaaatgaCAATTCTTCCACAAGCATTCACATAGTCTAACAACCAGGTTAAGCTCGCGATATTAGTATCGTATTCATACTCTACCATACGCAAACAGATCATTCAGTCATTCATAAACGTAAAGCAAATAATCAAAAGAAATAGTACATTGCCTGCTGAGGTCTTGACTGTATCAGATGATTGCTCCACAGCCTGCAAGAACCTCAAAACCCGCTTCCAGTTCCCATTGCATCGGTCAAATAACTGCCGCTGCAAATTCAACTCCATCCCAGCATATATCGAATGCCCAATACATAGCTGAAATGCAGCAAAATCTACCAACGACCTGAATTTCTGAGGATACAACAAAGAACTCCCACCACCAAAAGTCTTGGAAGTCAACTCCAAACACACCAGATCAGCAGCACTAAGCCGGTCAGAGCTCAGAATTTCTAGAATCAAATGTGAGGGCAGTTCCTCAATGGAGAGCAATCTATGCCGGCCAGCCATCTTGTTAGAATAACACCATCAAATTTTCTTCCTCTTGTTTTAGAAAATTGAGTGTGACTAAGATGGTTTAGGTCCTTAATATATATCAAATGTTGAGGCGGAATCTAAGGCAATTAAAGCAACATATAAAGAAAACGGCGTCGGAAGGAAGGGAAATACAGGAGATTGATTTCAGAAACGGAGGACTGGACGAAAAATCGACAGGTTTATAACACAGTGATTGGAAATAAAACATCCGTGTGTGACAATCAACCCCCCTCCCCCCCCGGGGGAATTTGTCGTGAATTCGACGAAATGCAGAGACTTTCCTGCAAATTGATCAAAACCCAATAGGACAACAAtcagaaacaaaaattgaaccGGAGTATGGAAATCAAAAGTAGAGCTAATTCAAGACACTGACTGGGCGATCGTCGAAGCAAGCGatgataaaaattcaaaaacccaTGAAAGAAAAGCTGATAAAGATCCAAAAATCTTAccaggagaaaaaaaagaagtcagCTTTTCGTCGCCGATCCCCACTGATTTCACCGAAATGTCACAAATTGGGattatagaaaaacaaaaagaaactctgaccaattgaaaattgaaatagtaAGTAAACGAAGAAAAAGTTCAGTGTTTTGTGCGGCTATTTATGGGCCACATTTATTTGCTGTCATTGCTGTCTCTCTCTCCGGAGAATTTAAGGGGGCACTGAAGTGGGGCTCTTGTGGATGCCACTTCTGGTTGTTTCTTCTTCGTCAAGCATTTGTTAGCGAGTTTCAGGCGAAACGTGGAGGACAATGCAGCTCCCACGTCGGCACAGTGAAGGATTTCTGCGTCAGCTGGCCATTGGAGCTATAGATAACAACATCAGCTGCGCAAGTAGGGGAAAGGTGGTAGACGCGATATGTGACATACACGTGTCCCCTGTTAAGGTATATGACCATTCCAAAGAGGAGCAATGCTATAGACCTTTAATTTACTCTCAATCCTACGTGAAATATACACCTAAGGTTGATTTAACATTCAATATATCGCAAGAAATAGTGGATAAAATGAGAGTCATAAATAGAGGACCAATATTAGGTTTGATTTCTAAGTTTTGGGGATGGCTATGATGTTCTCATTCCAACAAAAATGTGTGATTTCATGTACATGTGGGAGAGTTATCATTGGTAAAAGTTATTGGGTTATACTTTTTTATTGGTGGTTTACAAGGAACACAATCGTATAAGTCTTGAATATGAATTCATAATGTTATCTTGCTGAGTAAATCATCCGCATACCTTAACACCCGAGTTATTAATTGGAGTGATAAAAATGATGTCTATTACCTTGATAATCAGGGTTCAAATCTCTACTCCTCGTTCAAAAAACATGTTAGTGGATAACAATAGATTATCCACACATGGTAGTTGGCATTTTGGCGCGTGTTATGTGTCCTAACTCCCAACACTCGAACTTCCTCTGAGACTTTTGGACAGTAACAGCCAAAAAGACAGACTGGTGGCGATAGGACAGTTGCCGGCCTTGTCCATTGCTTAATAGCGAACTAAGGACATATATACCAGCCAAAGTCAAAGGCACCCACTACATTTGCATGTGAAAGAAGTTTCATGGGAAGATTTGGGACCAAAAGTGTTGGGACAAATAACAATTTCCTTCATAGTACCTTCTATTGGAAAGCTTGTTCTAAGACCACCAAGATGTTGACATGAGTTGATTAGGAGAGATTGTAGGGATTCTATGTCGTAATTTGTATAGGTTTCACACTCAGTGAGATCCCGTGATTGTAGGCTTGACGAATTAGGGGTTCCCAAGAATAGCATGatgagctatatatatatatatgtgtgtgtgtatactcTTGTACATAATATAATGAAAACAGAGAAGCTGATTGTTCATTCTTCTCACATGGTTGTCCATTCTTATCATATGCTCAATACAAGAAACCCTAATGAGGTATTATTATTTCTTGGGCCTCTCTAATCTTTCGTGAAAGAGGTAATGTAAAGTAGGAATCAAGTGCCAACACAATTGAATAGATTACAATTTTCTAGAAAGTTTGATTAATGGATATAATATtgtgttgtgtgtgtgtttgtttgtaCCGTAAATGACCCTCACATATCTATTGACATGTCAG
Proteins encoded in this region:
- the LOC119985090 gene encoding ultraviolet-B receptor UVR8-like, translated to MAGRHRLLSIEELPSHLILEILSSDRLSAADLVCLELTSKTFGGGSSLLYPQKFRSLVDFAAFQLCIGHSIYAGMELNLQRQLFDRCNGNWKRVLRFLQAVEQSSDTVKTSAGNMQITTGKYHTMLICNSSVYSCGSGLCGVLGHGPETTQCVAFSRINFPSLAHVVQVSATHNHAAFVLQSGEVFTCGDNSSFCCGHRDTSHPVFRPRLVEALKGVPCKQVAAGLNFTVFLKIQGQVYTCGSNTHGQLGHGDTSDQPTPKVVKLLEGVGSVVQIAAGPSYVLAVMNNGVVYSFGSGSNFCLGHGEQHDELLPRAIQTFSRKGIHVVRVSAGDEHAAALDSNGLVYTWGKGYCGALGHGDEIDKTLPLLLNTLRSHIAVQVCARKRKTFVLIDTGSVYGFGWTGFGSLGFPDRGLSDKVMKPRVLDSLRGQRISQISTGLYHTVAVTNRGRIFGFGDNERAQLGHDTLRGCREPTEIYIQEVDEELARS